The sequence tttgtaataaagaaTTTTGTATTTCCATCATCTACgcttaaatgtttttgaaggtcCTGTTCTCACTATTTAGTTTTACCTCTTATAAACATTGTCAGTTGTCTGGGGCAGTTAATGTCTGTCAGGCTGAGCTGCTCAAAGGCTAGAAGCATTTAGCTGACAGATGAGAAAATTGCCCAATTTGAGCTGCTGCAGACAATGGCACATACTGACAGTGATGTAACCAAAGTATTATCCAGAGACAAAAGAAGCCAACGGCCTGACAAAAGCTCTCCTTTACCCTCTCAGCCTGTTTAATGAGCTCTAATTAGAGAGATGAGTCCGATCAAGCAACTGGTCCTCGTGTTGACCTTCTTCTAAACCAGATGAATCAACTGACAGCTTCTGAGCTATAGAAGATGGCAGCAAATTAAGCTAAATATAATAGATGAAAACCATGAACCATCACCAATTATTAACCATTTTACTACATAGAGTGGAGGAGGAGGCTTTAATGATAAAATTGTtataattacaattgtattattaCAAGTTATAATTAAAGTTCCCAGATCAGCAGCACACCTTTACTTGGGAGTCTGGTAAATGTTAGGTTGAATCTTGTTAAGTGGATGTAAAGCAGCATGTCTTTGAGACCATCGGCGAGTCTCAGTGCTCGATTCATTTTTGGATATCAAAGTCGAGCATGTGGCAACACAGCCATGATGCTTAAGAggaggaagatttgatattggagATAAATCAGGATACTGGAAACCAGGCAGCAAGATAACAGGAGCCGTGCCACTGAAAACATTGATTGTGGTTAATGAGTGCAGGAAGTTTGGATGATACCCAAAACGGTAAAAATCAGCATCTTGGTTGTATATTTGTGCATGTATGATGAGGTTATGGATCTTTTCAGCTTGATAAAGGCGTCGATGACACAACATCTGAGAGCTTTGAAGTGATTCCACAAAATCTGACAGCAGAAGCTTTCCTTCTATGAACTTCTGCCAGAGATTCTGGAGAGTGAAATACAGAAATCTAAGTCAAAACTTTGAAACCAGTCGTTCAAGTCTTTGAAATCTGAATCTGCATTTCATGAAACCTATATATCAGCTGTACCTCAGACTGACTCAAGAAATGATTGGTCTTCTCCTTAAGAAGCTTATGAATCGTTCGAAGGCTGAGTTCCTGCTGCAAAGTTTCTGCAAAAGCATTAGATCAGTTATACAGTGACGCACATTAGAAAAAAGCATTATATTATAAGCCAACCAAGAACTTACCCAGCTTTCTCTGTTTGCGTCGCACTGAAGACACCATTTGACCAAGAATCTGGTACTTTTCAGCTAAAAGCTTTTTAGAGTTGTTCAGATGTGGCTGATGTGCTAAGTTCTGCTCTGCAAGCCAACAATTGGAGGCCGTCAAGATCTTTTCACACCTCTGAAGATGCTGTAACTGAAGGCGAGACCCATTTTACACTATAAAAGTATTTAGACATTTTGCAAACAAATGCTACCTGACATTTTCTCAGAACTAGAACTTTTCTGAGCATTTTTTGCAATCAGCTAATCTTAATATCATTTTTAGTTTAACTAACATTTTTGACAACCAgaatttttttgtcttcattttttgTCATTCGTGACTGTGTAGTTAGGTGTTGGAACAGTACCTTTGAATTGTGTCTGACTGTTTCTCGCATCCTTTCCTCGTCTTCCAGGAGCTCCAGAAGTTGAGCAGTGTTCAAACGTTTGAGATAGTCCAAATTTAGCACTGAATCCCCTTCGAGAGGCATTGCAGCCCATTTATGAAAACACTGTCTCTCACCCAGGACTTGATGCTGTGAGAACATGCTGCATTTGTGCATCTTGTAACATGATCACAAGCTCCAGAGAGGTTGGTTACTAGGGATTTCAGAGCTTTCATTGGAGCCAGCATACCAACAAAGAACTACACATTCTCTACCAACACCCTTAATAAATGTAGACAAGGACAAGCACAAAAACATGAGTCAAAATGTATGAGGGTCTTCAGCACCTTGGACAGCTCTAGAATAGTTACAATAACCTTAGAAAAACTTAAGAAAATAAAGAcaagaataacaatgtgcaggAAACAGTAAAACCAAGTTGTTTTGTAcaactaaaaatagctggaagctgataacaccggaagccagacccataaaatttacaaatggccacgccCGCTCTTATGGGAAAAATAAGGTACTCAAAATGACATCATCTCCCTTGCAGGAAGTGAATGCTCCAAGAACAAGTTATCATGTCCTCATTTTTGCACTTATTTAATGTTGTGTATCTTAGAAAAACAGTATGGCAATAAATTGTCAACCCTGTTACTGTGATTTTCTAGAAAAAACCTGTCTtttaaaatgagatatttttagAAGTATCAGCATTAAACTCTTTCTAATAATATCATGAACATGGccaaatgaattataaaactgTCAACATGCTATCATCAACCCTGTTACATTACATTGTCATATTCAAACATGTTGTTTATCAATATATTAACATAccattaaaatatatcattttaaaatggaaaggACATCTGAGACATGACCCTTCTGATTATTTTCCGAACAGTTCCAAGAATATGACAAAACTGACAATGCACCTATTATAAATAGCTTGACATTCTATAAAAGTAtctttattttgga is a genomic window of Cyprinus carpio isolate SPL01 chromosome B15, ASM1834038v1, whole genome shotgun sequence containing:
- the LOC122139863 gene encoding vacuolar protein sorting-associated protein 37B-like — encoded protein: MHKCSMFSQHQVLGERQCFHKWAAMPLEGDSVLNLDYLKRLNTAQLLELLEDEERMRETVRHNSKLQHLQRCEKILTASNCWLAEQNLAHQPHLNNSKKLLAEKYQILGQMVSSVRRKQRKLETLQQELSLRTIHKLLKEKTNHFLSQSENLWQKFIEGKLLLSDFVESLQSSQMLCHRRLYQAEKIHNLIIHAQIYNQDADFYRFGYHPNFLHSLTTINVFSGTAPVILLPGFQYPDLSPISNLPPLKHHGCVATCSTLISKNESSTETRRWSQRHAALHPLNKIQPNIYQTPK